In Trueperaceae bacterium, the genomic window GGCGTGCGGCCCGCGCGGCGTCGACGGCCTCGCCGGCAACGCGCACGAGGTCGACCTCGTGGAGGTCGCCCGGACCGCTGTCGCGCGCGAGCATCAGGAGGTGATCCACCAGCCGCGCCATCCGGTCCACGTCGCGCTCCAGCTCAAGGAGCGCCGCGCGGTAGGCGGCCGGGTCGCGCTGTCGCGCCAACGCGCCCTCGATCCGCGTCTTGAGGGCCGCCAGCGGCGAGCGCAGGTCGTGCGCGGCCGCGCGCAGGAAGGCCACCTCGCGGTCCATCCCGTCCGCGAGGCGCGCGAAGGCGGCCTGCAGCGTGTTGGCGAGCCTGCCCAGCTCGTCGGTTGCTTCTACGCCGGGCAGGGGCGTGCGCAGCTCACGCGAGCCCGTCAGGGCCGCCGCGGCGCGCTCGAGGCGCCTCACGGGGGAGAGCATGTTCGCGGCCACGAGGTTGCTGAGGAGCGCGACCGCCAGCGCGGCGACGGGCACGATGACGGCCAGCGCCAGCAGGTAGGCGCGCAGCGCCAGCTCGGTCCCCACCGGGTCGCCCGCCAGTTGCAGCGTGTAACGCACCCCGTCCTCGCGCACCTCGCGGGTGAGCACGCGGTGCTGCGCCGCGCGCGAGTAGCCGGGCGCCGAGTCGGTGGGCACGGGCGGGAACGCCGGCGTGGCCGCCAGCACCTCGCCCCGGAGGAGGAGGCGCACGTGCACGTCGTCGGGGAAGCCGTGGTCGAACTCCAGGACGTCGTGCTTCGTGCTACCCGGGTGGATGCTCACGTCGTCGACGAGCTTGTCGAGCCGCTGCGCCTCACCCGCCTCCAGGAAGCGCCCCAGGACCAGGAAGAGCGCCAACGCCGTCAGCAGCAGCACCGTCACGGTCTGGGCGATGAGCACGAGCGCCAGGCGCCGGTGCAGGTTCGGCTTGCGCAAGGGGAACGGTCGCATGCCCGTCACGACGCGCGGTACCCCCTTCCGCGCATGCTCTGCACCACCGAGTCGTCGAGCTTCTGCCGTAGGTACCGCACGTACACGTCGACCACGCGCGGCTCCCCGAAGAAGTCGGGGCCCCACACGCGGTCGAGGAGTTCCTGGCGCGTGAACCAGCGCGCGGGCGCGTGCAGTAGCGCCTCCAGCAGGTCGTACTCGCGGCCCGTGAGCGCGACCTCGCGGCCGTCCCAGCTCACCTTGCGTGACACGGTGTCGAGCTCGCCGCGGCCGTCACCGAAGCCGATGCTGCTGCGGGTCACGTCGGATGCGCGGCGCGACAGGGCGCGCAACGTGGCCTTCAGCTCGGCCAGGGCGAACGGTTTCACGAGGTAGGCGTCGCCCCCAAGGTCGAGGCCCGTCACGCGGTCGGCCAGGTCACCCCGCGCCGTGAGGAAGAGGATGGGCACGGCCACGCCCTCGGCGCGCAGCGTGCGCGCCAGGTCGAAGCCGTCCAGGCCGGGCAGCATGACGTCGAGGATGAGTGTGTCGAACCCGCCGGCGCGAGCGAGCTCCAGGCCGCCCTGGCCGTCCGTCGCCCAGGTGACGCGGTGTCCACCCTCCTCCAAGGCGGCGACGAGGGGCGCTGCGATCCGCGTGTCGTCCTCGACCAGCAGGAGCCTCAAGCCCGGTGCCTCCTGCTCAACTCTACGGCGCCCGCCGGCGCCCCTCCACCAGCCGGACCGCCACCGTGAACGCCACCAGCGCCAGGGCGCCAAGGTAGAGCCAGGCCAGGCGGTCGCTGCCTCCCATCACCCCGTGCAAGGTGCCGGCGGCGAAGCCGGGGTAGGCGAGGAGGTGGAGGCCCTTCACCCACTTGGGGCCCAACACCCGCCGCCCCGCGAAGCTGAGGTAGGGCGCCAGCAGCAGGTACGTGCCGACGGTGCCGAGGCCCATGGCCGCCGGCTCGTAGGTGGCGAGTCCGGGCACGAGCGCCCCGGCGAGTGGCTGGGGGAAGTGCTCCGTGACGAGCGAGAACGCCACGTGGACCCCCACCAGCGCCAGCCCGCTACCGGCCGTGAGGCCGTGCCAGCCGAACTGCAACGGTTTGGCCAGCCAGGCGGGCGGCGTGAAGCGCGTCGCCAGCAGCGCACCGCTCGCCACGCTGAGGGTAAGCAACAGGTAGCCGATCACCCCGGTAAGGCGCAGGAAGGCCCAGGT contains:
- a CDS encoding ferric reductase, with translation MTSTMARAPRLNRYLLGLPLATLTLYWLLAWAGLAPSGFTWAFLRLTGVIGYLLLTLSVASGALLATRFTPPAWLAKPLQFGWHGLTAGSGLALVGVHVAFSLVTEHFPQPLAGALVPGLATYEPAAMGLGTVGTYLLLAPYLSFAGRRVLGPKWVKGLHLLAYPGFAAGTLHGVMGGSDRLAWLYLGALALVAFTVAVRLVEGRRRAP
- a CDS encoding HAMP domain-containing protein encodes the protein MRPFPLRKPNLHRRLALVLIAQTVTVLLLTALALFLVLGRFLEAGEAQRLDKLVDDVSIHPGSTKHDVLEFDHGFPDDVHVRLLLRGEVLAATPAFPPVPTDSAPGYSRAAQHRVLTREVREDGVRYTLQLAGDPVGTELALRAYLLALAVIVPVAALAVALLSNLVAANMLSPVRRLERAAAALTGSRELRTPLPGVEATDELGRLANTLQAAFARLADGMDREVAFLRAAAHDLRSPLAALKTRIEGALARQRDPAAYRAALLELERDVDRMARLVDHLLMLARDSGPGDLHEVDLVRVAGEAVDAARAARPDVPLEAAFAPDTPLVRGDATLLRQLLDNLLDNAAVHGAG
- a CDS encoding response regulator transcription factor — translated: MRLLLVEDDTRIAAPLVAALEEGGHRVTWATDGQGGLELARAGGFDTLILDVMLPGLDGFDLARTLRAEGVAVPILFLTARGDLADRVTGLDLGGDAYLVKPFALAELKATLRALSRRASDVTRSSIGFGDGRGELDTVSRKVSWDGREVALTGREYDLLEALLHAPARWFTRQELLDRVWGPDFFGEPRVVDVYVRYLRQKLDDSVVQSMRGRGYRAS